A single window of Nasonia vitripennis strain AsymCx chromosome 4, Nvit_psr_1.1, whole genome shotgun sequence DNA harbors:
- the Or175 gene encoding odorant receptor 175 isoform X1, which produces MDIFDGAYYKSCKWFLSTLGLWPYQTDNRKRISAVIFFVVNISLAIPTGALLYKLWLKSFTVTFENTVSVMFAIGCCAKYVVTYTSSQRLVRLFKQIASDWQRITDTTELSILTKYSEKGKFLITFYQVYVWFGWTVYTLMPFIPYFLDKVSPLNESRPLLMPFYADYIVFDQADYHYTSCFHIAFVYISSALLFCGVDATFVMSVQHTCGLFAIICHRLEGEKIKKESEYAQNVMKTLSEEELREVVIFHNNCITCSGLLEDSFNLSFLILNSMSVLGLALSGVYFIYIYEDYYKFVRIMAFFVGLIIHLLYLNWVGQKIIDSSEDVFLAAYCSKWYVISTSARAFIKIIMVRALEPCRLTAGGLSTLCMESFGILIKTSVSYFTVFLSVA; this is translated from the exons ATGGATATATTCGATGGCGCATACTACAAAAGTTGCAAGTGGTTTTTAAGTACCTTAGGACTATGGCCTTATCAAACAGACAACAGAAAAAGAATTAGtgcagtaattttttttgtagtcAACATATCGTTGGCGATTCCAACG GGTGCACTGCTATACAAGTTATGGTTGAAAAGCTTTACTGTTACTTTTGAAAACACTGTATCAGTCATGTTTGCTATTGGATGCTGCGCTAAATATGTCGTAACATACACAAGTTCACAGCGA CTAGTCCGGCTGTTTAAACAAATAGCTTCTGATTGGCAAAGAATTACCGATACTACTGAACTGTCAATATTAACGAAGTATTCGGAAAAAGGCAAGTTTTTGATAACATTCTATCAAG TTTACGTATGGTTTGGATGGACCGTGTACACATTGATGCCTTTCATTCCATACTTTCTGGATAAAGTATCACCTCTAAACGAAAGCAGACCGTTATTGATGCCATTTTACGCCGATTATATAGTTTTCGATCAAGCTGATTATCATTATACATCTTGTTTTCATATAGCTTTTGTCTATATATCCAGTGCCTTGTTGTTTTGTGGCGTGGATGCTACATTCGTCATGAGCGTCCAGCATACATGTGGTctatttgcaattatttg TCATAGGTTGGAGGGTGAAAAGATTAAGAAGGAAAGTGAATATGCTCAGAATGTAATGAAGACGCTGAGTGAAGAGGAATTGCGTGAGGTGGTTATTTTTCACAACAACTGTATAAC ATGCTCCGGTTTGCTCGAAGATTCATTCAATCTTTCGTTTCTTATACTGAATAGTATGAGCGTTCTTGGTTTAGCTCTTTCGGGTGTTTAC TTCATCTACATTTACGAAGATTATTACAAGTTTGTACGTATCATGGCATTTTTTGTTGGTCTCATCATTCACTTGTTGTACCTCAATTGGGTAGGCCAGAAAATTATTGATAGCAGTGAAGACGTCTTCTTGGCAGC TTACTGCAGTAAATGGTACGTCATTTCCACCAGCGCAAGGGCTTTCATAAAGATCATAATGGTCCGAGCTCTGGAACCATGTCGATTGACCGCTGGTGGGCTATCGACTTTGTGCATGGAAAGCTTTGGAATC CTGATCAAAACTTCGGTATCGTATTTTACCGTATTCTTATCCGTGGCATAA
- the Or175 gene encoding odorant receptor 175 yields the protein MDIFDGAYYKSCKWFLSTLGLWPYQTDNRKRISAVIFFVVNISLAIPTLWLKSFTVTFENTVSVMFAIGCCAKYVVTYTSSQRVRNKADELVRLFKQIASDWQRITDTTELSILTKYSEKGKFLITFYQVYVWFGWTVYTLMPFIPYFLDKVSPLNESRPLLMPFYADYIVFDQADYHYTSCFHIAFVYISSALLFCGVDATFVMSVQHTCGLFAIICHRLEGEKIKKESEYAQNVMKTLSEEELREVVIFHNNCITCSGLLEDSFNLSFLILNSMSVLGLALSGVYFIYIYEDYYKFVRIMAFFVGLIIHLLYLNWVGQKIIDSSEDVFLAAYCSKWYVISTSARAFIKIIMVRALEPCRLTAGGLSTLCMESFGILIKTSVSYFTVFLSVA from the exons ATGGATATATTCGATGGCGCATACTACAAAAGTTGCAAGTGGTTTTTAAGTACCTTAGGACTATGGCCTTATCAAACAGACAACAGAAAAAGAATTAGtgcagtaattttttttgtagtcAACATATCGTTGGCGATTCCAACG TTATGGTTGAAAAGCTTTACTGTTACTTTTGAAAACACTGTATCAGTCATGTTTGCTATTGGATGCTGCGCTAAATATGTCGTAACATACACAAGTTCACAGCGAGTACGTAATAAAGCTGACGAA CTAGTCCGGCTGTTTAAACAAATAGCTTCTGATTGGCAAAGAATTACCGATACTACTGAACTGTCAATATTAACGAAGTATTCGGAAAAAGGCAAGTTTTTGATAACATTCTATCAAG TTTACGTATGGTTTGGATGGACCGTGTACACATTGATGCCTTTCATTCCATACTTTCTGGATAAAGTATCACCTCTAAACGAAAGCAGACCGTTATTGATGCCATTTTACGCCGATTATATAGTTTTCGATCAAGCTGATTATCATTATACATCTTGTTTTCATATAGCTTTTGTCTATATATCCAGTGCCTTGTTGTTTTGTGGCGTGGATGCTACATTCGTCATGAGCGTCCAGCATACATGTGGTctatttgcaattatttg TCATAGGTTGGAGGGTGAAAAGATTAAGAAGGAAAGTGAATATGCTCAGAATGTAATGAAGACGCTGAGTGAAGAGGAATTGCGTGAGGTGGTTATTTTTCACAACAACTGTATAAC ATGCTCCGGTTTGCTCGAAGATTCATTCAATCTTTCGTTTCTTATACTGAATAGTATGAGCGTTCTTGGTTTAGCTCTTTCGGGTGTTTAC TTCATCTACATTTACGAAGATTATTACAAGTTTGTACGTATCATGGCATTTTTTGTTGGTCTCATCATTCACTTGTTGTACCTCAATTGGGTAGGCCAGAAAATTATTGATAGCAGTGAAGACGTCTTCTTGGCAGC TTACTGCAGTAAATGGTACGTCATTTCCACCAGCGCAAGGGCTTTCATAAAGATCATAATGGTCCGAGCTCTGGAACCATGTCGATTGACCGCTGGTGGGCTATCGACTTTGTGCATGGAAAGCTTTGGAATC CTGATCAAAACTTCGGTATCGTATTTTACCGTATTCTTATCCGTGGCATAA
- the LOC100119870 gene encoding synaptic vesicle glycoprotein 2A isoform X1, translating to MLTEIRSARGRNGVWTVEEYQNPADYEKAIATTGYGLFNILMLLAALPVGWTCVLDTTITAFFIQSTECDFELTLFRRGVAVGIVYIGMIIAGPLWDFIFQDCAISSFSGKRNVIIFGLVLDSICNILWAHATSYYSFVMYKFLNGILIAGPLSLLMPYLSEFHAPTYQQTFTNWASLLFVISNIFPPALASVFILRTHWLNFTIFNYFYETWRVYVLICTIPSIMGAIMVCLMPKSPKYLLTQGESKEALRVLKTMYSMNFFESASSFKIKTLVARQKMRNSLKNICRESLQDSISKLKMLFSQAYSRVFLILLALQFTSMLGFNTMRLWVPQLFITLNNFRVLVRSFNPDKTITMCEMLFPRIQADVDYSSCNYTLMPDVESAVYVNSTIIASSAVIFGFLFTVMTTTLMKKIIIIVMSFMISTIGSFGANWAVEIPYILALCSSIIVTSRIAGNIIIAYNAEVTPQNLRPTATKSINFMGNVGAAVGNIVFSTVLGLNCLTAFMGIGCLTLLCYVLSFYLLKKPIEEIKPDVEKYTANGEFS from the exons ATGCTCACGGAGATTCGCTCTGCGAGGGGGAGGAACGGCGTGTGGACCGTCG AGGAGTATCAGAATCCTGCGGATTACGAGAAGGCCATCGCTACGACAG GCTACGGACTCTTCAACATACTTATGCTCCTGGCAGCTCTGCCCGTCGGCTGGACCTGCGTCCTCGACACCACGATCACGGCCTTCTTCATCCAGTCCACCGAGTGCGACTTCGAACTGACCCTGTTTCGCAGAGGCGTCGCCGTTGGCATTGTGTACATAG GGATGATCATCGCTGGGCCGCTCTGGGATTTCATCTTCCAAGACTGCGCGATTAGCTCGTTCTCGGGAAAGCGTAACGTGATTATCTTTGGACTAGTGCTTGACTCGATATGCAACATCCTTTGGGCTCACGCCACCTCTTACTACTCCTTCGTAATGTACAAGTTTCTCAATGGAATACT GATCGCTGGTCCATTGTCACTGCTCATGCCCTATCTCTCGGAGTTCCACGCGCCCACTTATCAGCAGACGTTCACCAACTGGGCCAGTCTACTCTTTGTTATTTCGAACATTTTTCCACCAG cgCTAGCATCGGTATTTATACTGCGCACCCACTGGTTGAATTTTACGATTTTCAACTACTTCTACGAGACCTGGCGAGTCTACGTGCTGATTTGCACGATACCTTCGATAATGGGAGCGATTATGGTGTGTCTGATGCCGAAGAGCCCGAAATATCTCTTGACTCAGGGCGAGAGCAAGGAAGCTCTTCGGGTATTGAAGACCATGTACAGCATGAACTTCTTCGAGTCCGCAAGCTCGTTCAAG ATTAAGACACTCGTAGCTCGACAAAAAATGAGGaacagtttaaaaaatatttgcagGGAGAGCTTGCAAGATAGTATCTCGAAGCTGAAAATGCTGTTCTCGCAAGCCTACTCGAGGGTATTTCTAATTCTCCTGGCCCTGCAATTCACCAGTATGCTAGG CTTCAACACGATGAGACTGTGGGTGCCTCAACTGTTCATAACGTTGAACAATTTCCGAGTTCTCGTCCGGTCGTTTAACCCCGACAAAACCATAACGATGTGCGAAATGCTTTTTCCGCGGATTCAGGCTGATGTCGACTATTCGTCCTGCAATTACACCTTGATG CCCGACGTTGAGTCTGCAGTGTACGTCAATTCGACGATAATTGCGTCGTCAGCTGTCATTTTCGGATTCCTCTTTACGGTCATGACAACCACGCTGATGAAGAAAATTATCATTATTG TTATGTCGTTCATGATCTCGACCATCGGTAGTTTCGGAGCCAACTGGGCTGTGGAGATACCTTACATACTCGCCTTGTGTTCGTCCATCATCGTGACATCGAGGATAGCTGGAAACATAATCATAGCTTACAATGCCGAAGTCACGCCTCAGAATCTTAG GCCAACTGCCACCAAGAGTATTAATTTCATGGGCAACGTCGGTGCAGCGGTAGGAAATATCGTCTTTTCCACAGTTTTGGGACTCAATTGTCTGACCGCCTTCATGGGCATCGGCTGCTTGACACTAC TTTGCTACGTGCTATCTTTCTATCTGCTGAAGAAGCCAATTGAGGAGATTAAGCCTGACGTCGAGAAGTACACGGCAAACGGTGAATTTTCATGA
- the LOC100119870 gene encoding synaptic vesicle glycoprotein 2A isoform X2: MIIAGPLWDFIFQDCAISSFSGKRNVIIFGLVLDSICNILWAHATSYYSFVMYKFLNGILIAGPLSLLMPYLSEFHAPTYQQTFTNWASLLFVISNIFPPALASVFILRTHWLNFTIFNYFYETWRVYVLICTIPSIMGAIMVCLMPKSPKYLLTQGESKEALRVLKTMYSMNFFESASSFKIKTLVARQKMRNSLKNICRESLQDSISKLKMLFSQAYSRVFLILLALQFTSMLGFNTMRLWVPQLFITLNNFRVLVRSFNPDKTITMCEMLFPRIQADVDYSSCNYTLMPDVESAVYVNSTIIASSAVIFGFLFTVMTTTLMKKIIIIVMSFMISTIGSFGANWAVEIPYILALCSSIIVTSRIAGNIIIAYNAEVTPQNLRPTATKSINFMGNVGAAVGNIVFSTVLGLNCLTAFMGIGCLTLLCYVLSFYLLKKPIEEIKPDVEKYTANGEFS, encoded by the exons ATGATCATCGCTGGGCCGCTCTGGGATTTCATCTTCCAAGACTGCGCGATTAGCTCGTTCTCGGGAAAGCGTAACGTGATTATCTTTGGACTAGTGCTTGACTCGATATGCAACATCCTTTGGGCTCACGCCACCTCTTACTACTCCTTCGTAATGTACAAGTTTCTCAATGGAATACT GATCGCTGGTCCATTGTCACTGCTCATGCCCTATCTCTCGGAGTTCCACGCGCCCACTTATCAGCAGACGTTCACCAACTGGGCCAGTCTACTCTTTGTTATTTCGAACATTTTTCCACCAG cgCTAGCATCGGTATTTATACTGCGCACCCACTGGTTGAATTTTACGATTTTCAACTACTTCTACGAGACCTGGCGAGTCTACGTGCTGATTTGCACGATACCTTCGATAATGGGAGCGATTATGGTGTGTCTGATGCCGAAGAGCCCGAAATATCTCTTGACTCAGGGCGAGAGCAAGGAAGCTCTTCGGGTATTGAAGACCATGTACAGCATGAACTTCTTCGAGTCCGCAAGCTCGTTCAAG ATTAAGACACTCGTAGCTCGACAAAAAATGAGGaacagtttaaaaaatatttgcagGGAGAGCTTGCAAGATAGTATCTCGAAGCTGAAAATGCTGTTCTCGCAAGCCTACTCGAGGGTATTTCTAATTCTCCTGGCCCTGCAATTCACCAGTATGCTAGG CTTCAACACGATGAGACTGTGGGTGCCTCAACTGTTCATAACGTTGAACAATTTCCGAGTTCTCGTCCGGTCGTTTAACCCCGACAAAACCATAACGATGTGCGAAATGCTTTTTCCGCGGATTCAGGCTGATGTCGACTATTCGTCCTGCAATTACACCTTGATG CCCGACGTTGAGTCTGCAGTGTACGTCAATTCGACGATAATTGCGTCGTCAGCTGTCATTTTCGGATTCCTCTTTACGGTCATGACAACCACGCTGATGAAGAAAATTATCATTATTG TTATGTCGTTCATGATCTCGACCATCGGTAGTTTCGGAGCCAACTGGGCTGTGGAGATACCTTACATACTCGCCTTGTGTTCGTCCATCATCGTGACATCGAGGATAGCTGGAAACATAATCATAGCTTACAATGCCGAAGTCACGCCTCAGAATCTTAG GCCAACTGCCACCAAGAGTATTAATTTCATGGGCAACGTCGGTGCAGCGGTAGGAAATATCGTCTTTTCCACAGTTTTGGGACTCAATTGTCTGACCGCCTTCATGGGCATCGGCTGCTTGACACTAC TTTGCTACGTGCTATCTTTCTATCTGCTGAAGAAGCCAATTGAGGAGATTAAGCCTGACGTCGAGAAGTACACGGCAAACGGTGAATTTTCATGA
- the LOC100119836 gene encoding kxDL motif-containing protein CG10681 isoform X1, which translates to MAGAQGTPESEAGSFECFQNYTAPEVFVQGLAGIVDQQDVESMIRAQKQMLQRFEKTNEMLTNCNQLSVNRLKTAGSEFKKHTALLVEMKKDLDFIFKKVRVIKNKLSQQYPQAYNEAVRSSLAEEVIADDADQKPSEPEVPHQPPSSNVGERNPDSDVPVEEFQFAKLRERRVVRKDSSSTESENDQSKQDSSSCSSDTS; encoded by the exons ATGGCTGGAGCTCAAGGAACGCCCGAGTCAGAGGCGGGGAGCTTCGAGTGCTTTCAGAACTACACTGCGCCCGAGGTCTTCGTCCAGGGCCTTGCTGGCATCGTCGACCAGCAGGACGTCGAGTCCATGATTCGAGCTCAGAAACAGAT GTTGCAGAGGTTCGAGAAGACAAATGAAATGCTGACTAACTGCAATCAATTATCTGTTAATCGACTGAAGACTGCTGGCAGCGAGTTCAAGAAGCACACTGCACTTTTGGTGGAGATGAAAAAAGACTTGGATTTCATATTTAAGAAAGTCAGGGTAATCAAGAATAAACTGAGTCAACAGTATCCTCAAGCTTATAATG AAGCTGTAAGGAGTAGCTTAGCGGAGGAGGTGATTGCCGATGATGCAGATCAAAAGCCATCAGAACCAGAGGTTCCGCATCAACCACCAAGTAGTAATGTTGGGGAAAGGAATCCAGATTCTGATG TTCCAGTCGAGGAGTTTCAATTCGCGAAACTGCGCGAAAGGCGAGTCGTGAGAAAAGATAGCTCATCGACTGAAAGCGAAAATGACCAAAGCAAACAGGACTCATCATCATGCTCCTCTGACACTAGTTAA
- the LOC100119836 gene encoding kxDL motif-containing protein CG10681 isoform X2: MAGAQGTPESEAGSFECFQNYTAPEVFVQGLAGIVDQQDVESMIRAQKQMLQRFEKTNEMLTNCNQLSVNRLKTAGSEFKKHTALLVEMKKDLDFIFKKVRVIKNKLSQQYPQAYNEAVRSSLAEEVIADDADQKPSEPEVPHQPPSSNVGERNPDSDGNK, from the exons ATGGCTGGAGCTCAAGGAACGCCCGAGTCAGAGGCGGGGAGCTTCGAGTGCTTTCAGAACTACACTGCGCCCGAGGTCTTCGTCCAGGGCCTTGCTGGCATCGTCGACCAGCAGGACGTCGAGTCCATGATTCGAGCTCAGAAACAGAT GTTGCAGAGGTTCGAGAAGACAAATGAAATGCTGACTAACTGCAATCAATTATCTGTTAATCGACTGAAGACTGCTGGCAGCGAGTTCAAGAAGCACACTGCACTTTTGGTGGAGATGAAAAAAGACTTGGATTTCATATTTAAGAAAGTCAGGGTAATCAAGAATAAACTGAGTCAACAGTATCCTCAAGCTTATAATG AAGCTGTAAGGAGTAGCTTAGCGGAGGAGGTGATTGCCGATGATGCAGATCAAAAGCCATCAGAACCAGAGGTTCCGCATCAACCACCAAGTAGTAATGTTGGGGAAAGGAATCCAGATTCTGATGGTAATAAATAG
- the LOC100119794 gene encoding ubiquitin-conjugating enzyme E2 C, with product MAQNINPYYSSQGAQSKSREEKQSMPKDNHAVSKRLQKELMILMMSTEKGVSAFPEGENLFKWVGTIAGPADTVYAGLTYKLTLEFPHSYPYSAPVVRFATPCFHPNVDSGGNICLDILKDKWSALYDVRTILLSIQSLLGEPNNDSPLNPVAAELWNDQTQYKKHLTDEYHKAQAKSEQDS from the exons ATGGCCCAGAACATCAACCCGTATTACTCGTCGCAAGGGGCCCAGAGCAAGTCGCGCGAGGAGAAACAAAGCATGCCCAAAGACAATCACGCAGTGAGCAAACG CCTGCAGAAGGAACTCATGATCTTGATGATGAGCACCGAGAAAGGCGTGTCCGCATTTCCCGAGGGTGAGAACCTATTCAAGTGGGTTGGAACGATCGCTGGACCCGCCGACACG GTGTATGCAGGCCTGACCTACAAGCTGACTCTAGAGTTTCCCCACAGTTACCCATACAGTGCACCAGTTGTTCGCTTTGCAACTCCGTGCTTTCATCCAAATGTTGACAGTGGTGGCAATATCTGTTTGGATATTCTAAAGGACAAGTGGAGCGCTCTTTATGATGTTCGTACTATTCTCCTATCGATCCAGTCCCTGCTTGGTG AACCAAACAATGACAGTCCCTTAAACCCTGTAGCAGCAGAACTCTGGAACGATCAGACGCAATACAAAAAACATTTGACTGACGAATACCATAAAGCACAAGCAAAGTCTGAACAGGATTCATGA
- the LOC100119762 gene encoding valacyclovir hydrolase, producing MWFTTRRLPGFLTKVKGITVPISRNLRNMTTSTKAASDIEEQKIEVDGVNINYVRTGVGEHPVLLLPGAMGTIWTDFKPQIENLNKEKLTIVAWDPPGYGKSRPPEKTFPENFFRRDATWACNLMRALGYNKFSLLGWSDGGITALILAAHYPENVRKMIVTGANAYIAPQEMKIYEKIRDINTWSERMRAPLVAIYGEKYFQDVWSAWIDGMKRIYDNNGGDICKKDLVKIKCPTLIVHGAKDAMVLGEHPDHLKANIANSRMDIFENGAHNLHLRYADEFNSLANQFFTE from the exons ATGTGGTTCACAACAAGACGTCTTCCGGGATTTTTGACAAAAGTCAAAGGAATTACGGTTCCAATTTCTCGAAATCTTAGAAATATGACGACATCAACAAAGGCCGCATCAGATATCGAA GAACAAAAAATCGAGGTAGATGGAGTTAACATCAACTATGTCAGGACAGGAGTGGGAGAGCATCCAGTGCTGCTGTTGCCAGGAGCTATGG GAACGATATGGACTGATTTCAAACCACAAATTGAAAACCTTAACAAAGAGAAGTTGACAATCGTTGCCTGGGATCCTCCTGGATATGGAAAGTCCAGGCCTCCAGAGAAAACGTTTCCTGAAAATTTCTTCAGGAGAGATGCCACTTGGGCCTGCAATCTAATGAGAGCTTTGGGATACAATAAATTCTCTCTACTTGGATGGAGTGACGGTGGTATCACGGCTCTTATCTTGGCTGCACATTATCCGGAAAACGTTCGAAAAATGATTGTAACTGGAGCTAATGCCTACATCGCGCCAcaggaaatgaaaatttatgaaa AAATAAGGGACATAAACACATGGTCTGAGAGGATGAGGGCGCCATTGGTTGCCATCTATGGAGAAAAGTATTTCCAAGACGTTTGGAGTGCTTGGATAGATGGGATGAAGAGGATCTACGATAACAACGGGGGTGACATCTGTAAAAAAGATTTGGTGAAAATTAAGTGTCCAACTCTGATAGTGCATGGGGCGAAGGATGCCATGGTTCTTGGAGAACACCCAGATCACCTCAAGGCGAACATCGCTAATTCTAG AATGGATATTTTTGAAAACGGAGCACACAATTTACATCTAAGATACGCAGATGAGTTCAACTCGTTGGCGAACCAATTCTTCACGGAATAA